From the Planctomycetaceae bacterium genome, the window ACGCGTTCAATGGCATCCAGTTCTGAGTGCAGCCATTCACACTTTAATCCCTCTTCCTTCATATAAGTGGTCAGATCTTCTGCGAGGCGTTTTGTTAAGGTTGTCACCAGCACACGTTCTTTTTTTTGAATGCGTTCCTGACATTGAATAATCAGGTGCTGAACCTGGCCACGAGCCGGAATCACATGAATGACGGGATCGACCAACCCTGTCGGCCGAATCACCTGCTCGACGACTTCGCCTTCGGTTTGCTCCAGTTCCCAGTCTGCGGGAGTCGCCGAAACCAGAACGGTTGACGATCGTTTCTGATCCCATTCTTCAAACTTCAGCGGTCGATTATCCCGCGCCATTGGAAGGCGAAATCCGTGTTCGACCAGAGTCTTCTTCCGAGCCGCATCACCCGCATACATCGCGCGAATCTGAGGAATCGTGACATGCGATTCGTCGATGAACATTAGAAAATCATCGGGAAAAAAGTCGTAAAGCGTGTACGGCGCTTCTCCTGGTTTTCGCCCGGCCAGCGCACGGCTGTAGTTTTCGATCCCCGGACAAAAACCGGTTTCCTTCATCAGCTCAAGATCGTGACGCGTTCGCGCAGCCAAACGCTGGGCTTCCAGCAACTTGCCCTCTTTGCGGAACTGTTCGAGCGTTGTTTCCAGCTCTTCGCGGATTTCATCCAGCGCCGCATCAATGCGAGACTGGGGCAGCACAAAGTGTTTGGCCGGATAAATGTAAATCTCTTTCAGTGACTGAGATTCCTTGCCGGACACAGGGTCGATCATGCTGAGTTTTTCGATTTCGTCGCCCCAGAGTTCGACACGATATGCAAACTCTTCATAGGCAGGCCAGACTTCGACGACATCTCCTCGCACGCGAAATCGCGCGCGACCGGGATCAAAGTCGTTTCGATCATACTGAATATCAATCAGCTTCATCAAAAGCGCATCACGATCAATCTGCTGTCCCACATGCAGCGGAATCATCATCGACAGATAGTCTTTGGGGCTTCCCAGGCCGTAGATACAGCTGACACTGGCGACCACAATGACATCCTGCCGACTAACCAGGGCACTGGTGGCCAGCAGCCGAAGTCGATCGATCTCTTCGTTGATGGACGCATCCTTTTCGATGTAGATATCGCGCTGCGGGATGTAGGCCTCCGGCTGGTAGTAGTCGTAGTAGCTCACGAAATACGTGACGGCGTTGTTGGGGAAGAATTCGCGAAATTCTGAATACAGCTGAGCGGCCAGCGTCTTGTTGTGCGACAGCACCAGAGTTGGCTTCTGGACCTGCTGAATCACGTTCGCCATTGTGAACGTCTTGCCGGAACCCGTGACTCCCATCAGCATCTGTGTCTTCTTGCCTTCACTGATGCCGCGGACAAGGGCATCAATGGCTTTGGGCTGATCGCCTGCCGGG encodes:
- the uvrB gene encoding excinuclease ABC subunit UvrB, with product MSGKAQRFQISSEYAPAGDQPKAIDALVRGISEGKKTQMLMGVTGSGKTFTMANVIQQVQKPTLVLSHNKTLAAQLYSEFREFFPNNAVTYFVSYYDYYQPEAYIPQRDIYIEKDASINEEIDRLRLLATSALVSRQDVIVVASVSCIYGLGSPKDYLSMMIPLHVGQQIDRDALLMKLIDIQYDRNDFDPGRARFRVRGDVVEVWPAYEEFAYRVELWGDEIEKLSMIDPVSGKESQSLKEIYIYPAKHFVLPQSRIDAALDEIREELETTLEQFRKEGKLLEAQRLAARTRHDLELMKETGFCPGIENYSRALAGRKPGEAPYTLYDFFPDDFLMFIDESHVTIPQIRAMYAGDAARKKTLVEHGFRLPMARDNRPLKFEEWDQKRSSTVLVSATPADWELEQTEGEVVEQVIRPTGLVDPVIHVIPARGQVQHLIIQCQERIQKKERVLVTTLTKRLAEDLTTYMKEEGLKCEWLHSELDAIERVEILRELREGKHDVVIGVNLLREGLDLPEVSLVAILDADKEGFLRSETSLIQTIGRSARNVNAEVILYADSVTQSMQRAIDETNRRRKLQIAYNEEHGITPETIQKAIRRGIEEEISARKIERESAGMSEESQFVTQEFITELEREMLEAAESLDFERAAHLRDRITDLKTQIGQPLPEDEGADAPGFASRGKSSGRGKGRGRRGSGARRKR